The genome window CGGGGCCGCCCATGTCGAACGCCATCATCAACCCGAGTATGACGCCGAGCACGATCGCGTTCGCCGTGCCCATCCCCTCGAGCCACGCGGTCAGCACCTCGGTCGCGGCCGCGATGGGCTCGCCGATGACGACGATCATCGCCGTGCCGACGACGAACGTCGCGATCAGGGGATAGAACAGCACCGGCAGCAGGCTGCGCAGCGACCTCGGGAACGGCACGCGCTTGAGTCCAATGACGACCGCGCCGGCAAGCAGGCCGCCGATGATCGCGCCGAGGAAGCCCGCGCCGATCTCGTTGGCGATCAGCCCCGATACGACGCCGGGGGTGATGCCGGGCCGGTCCGCCATGGCATAGGCGATGAAGCCGGCCAGGATCGGACCGATCATCGAGAACGCGGTGCCGCCGATCTTGAAGAACAGCGCGCCCCAGCTGAACTGCTCGTAGACGTTCTCGTCGACGACCGTGACGGTGTCGCCGACCAGGAACGCCAACGCGATCAGGATCCCACCCGCGGTCACGAACGGCAGCATGTAGCTGACGCCGGTCATCAGCCACTGGCGGACCACGCCGCCCCTGCTCGCGCGTCCCGGTCCGTCGCCTCCGCCGCCGGTGGCCGCTGCGGCGGCGCCACCCCCTCCCGCGCCGCTGGCGGCAGTCTCGGCGGGTGCCTCCGGGACGCCCTCCTCGACAGCCTGCTCCGCACGGTCGAACACGCGGGCGGCGTGGTTGATCGCCTCTCCCGGTGTCACCTCGACCGAGGGCAGGTGGTTGAAGCGATCCCGGCCGTCGACGTTGGTGTCGACCGCGTAGATCACACCCACCGCGCCGGAGATGGCGGCGTCATCGACCTTCTCGGAGCCTGCGGACCCCTGGGTCTCGACGGCGATCTCGTGGCCGCGCTTGCGCGCCTCCTCCTCGAGGGCCTCGGCGGCCATGTACGTGTGGGCGATTCCTGTTGGGCATGCGGTGACAGCGACGAACTTCACAGCGTCACCTCCTCGCGGAGTGTCTCCATGACCTCGTCCGAGGACGAGGCGTCGTACAGCTTCTGACGGAAGCTTTCGTGGATCAGACGGCGCGACAGCCGCGACAGCAGCCGGATGTGCAGGTCATCGCCGCCGACGGGGGCCGCGATCAGAAAGACCAGCGTCGAGGGTTGCTCGGAGTCACCCCCGAAGTCGATGCCGGGATTGGTCCGTGCGAAGGCGACGCTGGCATTGGTGACCGCCTCCGACTTGGCGTGGGGGATGGCGACGCCCATCTCCATGCCGGTGCCGCCGCCCTCACGCTCGCGTTCGAGCACGTCGTTGACGTAGGTGTCGCGGTCACTGACCCGGCCCTGGGCGACCAGCCGGTCGGCCATCTCGGCGATCGCCGCGTCCCGTTCGGTCGCTTCGAGATCGAGGATGATCAGGTCGGGGGTGATCACATCGTCGATCGTCAGGTCCATGGCTCAGTCTCCCTCGAGTGGGCGGTCTGGATCGAACGTATCTCCGACGCGGGTCGCATCCAAGGCCAAATCGTCGGGTGAGGGCATCGTGCTTCCAGGGAGCGACACGGCTGCGGTCGCCCATGCGATGCCGGTCGTCAGCGACTCCGGCCCGTCGCCACCGGCCGCGAGGAACCCGGCCAGCAGGGAGTCCCCGGCACCGACCGTGCTGCGGACCGCGACGGGTTCGCTCTCACCGAACCACACGGCGTCGCCGGTCACGAGCAGGGCGCCGTCACCTCCGAGGCTGACCAGGACCGATGCCACCCCGCGATCGATGACGCGGCGAGCGGCGTCGACGACGTCGCCGAAGGTCTTGAGCTCGTCGCCGACCAGCTCGGCGAGCTCGTGGTGGTTCGGCTTGATCAGGTCCGGCCCGGCGTCGATCACCGCCGCGAGCGCGGGGCCGCTGGTGTCCACGGCAACCCGCCGTTCGGCCGCGCGGGCGCGGGTGACCAGGTCGGCGTACAGATCGTCGCCGGCGCCCGGCGGCAGGCTCCCGCACGCAGCGAGCCAGCGCGCACCGACGGCTGCGTCGAGC of Euzebyales bacterium contains these proteins:
- a CDS encoding fructose-specific PTS transporter subunit EIIC, producing MKFVAVTACPTGIAHTYMAAEALEEEARKRGHEIAVETQGSAGSEKVDDAAISGAVGVIYAVDTNVDGRDRFNHLPSVEVTPGEAINHAARVFDRAEQAVEEGVPEAPAETAASGAGGGGAAAAATGGGGDGPGRASRGGVVRQWLMTGVSYMLPFVTAGGILIALAFLVGDTVTVVDENVYEQFSWGALFFKIGGTAFSMIGPILAGFIAYAMADRPGITPGVVSGLIANEIGAGFLGAIIGGLLAGAVVIGLKRVPFPRSLRSLLPVLFYPLIATFVVGTAMIVVIGEPIAAATEVLTAWLEGMGTANAIVLGVILGLMMAFDMGGPVNKVAYFFGVGLIAEGVLAPMAAVMAAGMTPPLGLALAT
- a CDS encoding fructose PTS transporter subunit IIA, whose product is MDLTIDDVITPDLIILDLEATERDAAIAEMADRLVAQGRVSDRDTYVNDVLEREREGGGTGMEMGVAIPHAKSEAVTNASVAFARTNPGIDFGGDSEQPSTLVFLIAAPVGGDDLHIRLLSRLSRRLIHESFRQKLYDASSSDEVMETLREEVTL
- the pfkB gene encoding 1-phosphofructokinase: MIVTCTPNPSLDRTIEIDELLRGEVQRMRSVTVQPGGKGINVARALHANGHDVRAIAPLGGAEGELFARLVQHAGVPFTPVEVDQAIRVNITLAEADGTTTKLNDRGPTLDEAARRRLLDATLDAAVGARWLAACGSLPPGAGDDLYADLVTRARAAERRVAVDTSGPALAAVIDAGPDLIKPNHHELAELVGDELKTFGDVVDAARRVIDRGVASVLVSLGGDGALLVTGDAVWFGESEPVAVRSTVGAGDSLLAGFLAAGGDGPESLTTGIAWATAAVSLPGSTMPSPDDLALDATRVGDTFDPDRPLEGD